A region from the Vicia villosa cultivar HV-30 ecotype Madison, WI linkage group LG3, Vvil1.0, whole genome shotgun sequence genome encodes:
- the LOC131660523 gene encoding F-box protein AFR-like produces the protein MVIVEGEEEHEELIPGLPDEIAEICLLRVPYPYQPLVRSVSSSWNRAISNPSFLLSKKNFSRKLSNPQLFVLGFHTVTSKLQWQSLDPSSNRWFILPQMPLPNDTVCSTSFASASLQTQGKIFFMRGTSTIVYRTVVNKWSTASGMISEKSYFAAEEVNGRIVTVGKSGTEIYDPEDDTWRRGAKFPGELERYETVVNGGKIYVTEGWWWPFAVRPRGWVYEISSDTWREMSEGMKDGWAGESVSVCGKVFMIPDVDLPMKVYDENTDTWRCVNGERLPRDKVKKPFVARGLDDRIYVASLGLKVVVGTVVDDDVCGLMVTWQVLDAPEGFGEFSPCSCQVVYA, from the coding sequence ATGGTGATTGTGGAAGGTGAAGAGGAACATGAAGAATTGATTCCAGGTTTACCTGATGAAATAGCAGAGATTTGTCTTCTTCGTGTTCCTTACCCGTATCAGCCTCTAGTACGCTCGGTTTCATCATCGTGGAACCGAGCAATATCGAATCCATCTTTTCTACTCTCCAAGAAAAACTTCTCGAGAAAACTTTCGAATCCGCAACTCTTTGTGTTAGGTTTTCATACAGTAACCTCAAAACTCCAATGGCAATCGCTCGATCCTTCTTCTAACCGTTGGTTTATACTTCCTCAGATGCCTCTCCCGAACGACACCGTTTGCTCAACCTCATTTGCTTCCGCTTCGTTGCAGACTCAGGGAAAGATATTCTTCATGAGAGGAACTTCGACGATTGTTTACCGTACAGTCGTTAACAAATGGTCGACGGCGTCGGGGATGATATCTGAGAAATCTTACTTCGCGGCGGAGGAAGTGAACGGAAGAATCGTAACCGTTGGTAAGAGCGGTACAGAAATCTACGATCCGGAAGATGACACGTGGAGGAGAGGCGCGAAGTTTCCGGGGGAATTGGAGAGGTATGAAACGGTGGTTAACGGAGGGAAGATTTACGTAACGGAAGGTTGGTGGTGGCCGTTTGCGGTTAGGCCGAGAGGTTGGGTTTATGAAATATCGAGTGACACGTGGCGTGAGATGAGTGAGGGGATGAAAGACGGTTGGGCGGGAGAGAGTGTTTCGGTGTGTGGTAAGGTGTTTATGATACCTGACGTTGATTTACCGATGAAGGTTTACGATGAAAATACTGACACGTGGCGGTGTGTGAATGGTGAGAGGTTGCCAAGAGATAAAGTTAAGAAACCGTTTGTTGCGAGAGGATTAGATGATAGAATCTACGTGGCGTCACTTGGTTTGAAAGTGGTGGTTGGTACGGTTGTTGATGATGACGTGTGTGGCTTGATGGTGACGTGGCAGGTTTTGGATGCACCGGAAGGTTTTGGAGAATTCTCACCTTGTAGTTGCCAGGTAGTGTATGCATGA